From the Paraflavitalea soli genome, the window GGAAGCCGCGCTTAACGGATACCTTGTTTGGGTTAATGGAAATACAGGTTGTCTTAAAAAAAAGTCTTCTTAACACTTGATTATTTACCTTGCTGGTTTGAACCCACATTCCTTCGTATCTTGTCGCCTCACAAATCAACCATATGAAAAGAACCATCCTGGCGATCTGTTGTATTGTGTGCGCAATAGCAGTACAGGCACAAACCCCAAAGAAAAATAGCCAGCCCGTCAACGATAGAAAACAATGGCTGGCCCACCTCGATAAACTCGCCCGGCCTGTATTGTCCAACCTCGCGGCAGGCACCCTCCGGCAAAACATGCCCGTGATCTTATCACCCAAGGTCGACAACGCCGCCAACCGCGCCCAGGTAGCTTACCTCGAAGCATTTGGAAGGGTACTCGCAGGCATCGCCCCCTGGCTCAACGGCGAAGGCGGTACCGCTGAAGAACAGGCCCTCCGCAATCAATACCGCGAATGGACCCTCAAAGCCATCGCCCATGCAGTAGATACCGCCGACAAAGATTATATGCGTTTCACCGGTGGTCAGCCATTGGTTGATGCTTCCTTCATGGCCCTGGGCCTCGTACGTTGCCCCTGGTTATGGGAACACCTCGATCCCAAAGTACAGGCCAATGTAATAGCCGCTTTTAAAGCCACCCGCTCTATTGTACCGGGTTATAGCAACTGGATCCTCTTTTCAGGAATGATAGAAGCCTTCTTCTGTAAATATGGGGTCGACTATGATGGAGTGCGCATTGAGTATGGTATCCGAGAATTTGCCGGCAACTGGTATCTGGGCGATGGGGTTTATGGCGATGGTCCCCAGTTCCATTGGGATTATTACAACAGCTATGTGATACAGCCCTACCTGGGCAATATCCTCGAAGTATTGCGCAAACGCAATCCCCGGGCTTATGATTGGTATGCACCTAAGTTCGAGCAGATCAGCAAACGGTATGCAGTGATCCAGGAGCGCCTCATCAATACCGATGGCACTTTCCCCGTTACCGGTCGTTCCATTTGTTACCGCGGCGGCGCTTTCCACCACCTGGCCGATATGGCCTGGAGAAAACAATTGCCCCAGGAAATAACGCCGGCACAGGTTAGAAGCGCCCTCACTGCCGTGATCAATAAAACCTTTGAACCCGCTTCTACTTTTACCAAAGATGGCTGGCTCAACATAGGCTTGTATGGTAGCCAGCCCGGCCTCGCCGAAGGGTATATCAATACAGGCAGTGTATACCTCTGCACAACCATCTTCTTACCACTCGGATTGCCCGAAACCGATGAATTCTGGGCTGCTCCCGCAGCACCCTGGACTGCCGTAAAAGTGTGGAGCGGACAGGACATGCCGGCCGACCATGCCGTGGACGTCAGGTAATGGTTGCATCAGCGCTGTTAATACTTTGATAAGAAGCGGAGCCTGGCTTGAAAGATTCGTTAATATGTAAAATCGCCAACTCTTACCATGTTGGCATGAATTTATATCGGCGTAAATTGCTATATATTATTCATGCTTAAAAATGACAACAGGTATGAAAGCACTGCAATTAACAAGGAAGCTGGCTATGTTATTGGTGGCAACACTGGTACTCACAGCTACACTGATGGCGCAAAACGAGAAAGCCGACAAGAAAGCTGAACAGGCTGCAGCCACCAAGGCCTTGATAGATGCCCAGCGCTATGTATTTAAACCACAAAGTGCCAATCCCATGCGCGGTCGTACCGTGCAACTTACAGCAGAGTATACCGTGAAAGTGGGCAAGGACACCATCATAGCTGACCTGCCTTATTTCGGACGCGCTTTTTCGGCGCCCATCGATCCCACCAAAGGAGGCATACAATTCAATTCAACCAAATTTGATTACAAACTCGAAACCATTAAGAAAGGCTGGCAGGTAACCATCAAGCCCGCTGATGTGAGTGATGTACAACAGTTCTTCCTCACCATCTTCAACAATGGCTCCGCTACCTTACAGGTCACCAGCAACAACCGCACACCGATATCCTTTAATGGATATGTAGTGGAGCGGAAGTAGAATACAGAGAGTAGAGACCCAATACTGCATTCTTTAAGCGCAGTCCACCGATCAAATACAAAACCCGCAGGTAATGCAAATGCAGCACCTGCGGGTTTGTTATTTCAGGTTGTTACAACAGGTGACACCTTTCCCAGGCGTCGCAAACGAAGGTGTCACCTGTATTCTGAAACTTTAGTCAGTACGTTCAAATCGCGGAGCCATTCTGTATTCTAAATTCTGTATTCTAAATTCTTCACTTCAGCTTATTCCTCTTCACCCCTTCAAACGTGATCTTCACAGGCTGTATCAGCCCATCTTTGTCAAAGACCATTTTATCAATGCAGGTCACCCGGTGATTAGCTGCCGTTTCTCCCAGCGGCCTGCGGTGATACACAATGTACCAGTCATCCTTGCCGGGTACCTGGATCACCGAATGATGCCCTGCGCCCGTAGCTACCGCTGAATCCTGCTGCAATACCGTACCGATCCTTTCAAAAGGACCAAACGGTGAGTTCGACATGGCATAAGCCACTTTATAATTAGGGCCGCCCCAGCCGCCTTCCGACCACATGAAATAATATTTCTGATCCCGGATAAATAGGAAAGGGCCTTCCACATAGCCTTTGGGCGTGATCTCTTTGAACGTGCTGCCATCTGCAAAAGGTACAAAACCCGTAAAGTCGTTCTTCAACTTTACAATATTGCAATGCCGCCAGCCGCCATAGATCATATAGTATTGCCCGTCTTTGTCTTTGAATACAAACTGATCGATTGGCTGAGCACCATTGTAAAATTTATCCAGCAATGGCTTGCCCAGCAGGTCTTTAAAGGGACCTTGTGGCCGGTCGGCCACCGCCACACCAATCCCGCCGGCTTCATTGTTGTTCTGGATATCATTAGCGGAAAAGAACAGGTAGTATTTTTTGTCCTTCTCTACAATGGCCGGCGCCCACATCGCCTTATTGGCCCATTTGATCGCGGCCGTATCCACTATCCGTGCATGTTTTTGCCAGGTCAGCAGATCCCCAGAGGAGAATGCATCCAGGAATACCTGCTTTTCATACTTGTCTGAATAAGTAGGATATACCCAATATTCCTTATTGAAGATAACTCCTTCGGGGTCGGCATACCAGCCTTCAAATAGGGGGTTGCCGGATGTTTTTTTCGTCTGCGCTCCCGCTATCAAACCAAGGCCCATCAATCCGGCCAACAACAAATATCTCATGTGCATAAAATTGATAAGTCTGCAATATACCACCCGGCAGGTAGATAAACAGCATTAGTTGGTTAAGACCGCTTTAAAATTTATAGACGAAACCCACGCCCAGCAACTCTTTGATCTGCGCCGTAGCCCCGCCGGCCGTGCCATCCGCCTTCACCGTCTTTACATCATTGTCGTAGATCAGATCAACAGAAAGGTTCATATTGATCAGCTTGGTCACCTTCACCGCTACTATATTCGTCCAGAATATGTCTATATTAAACGGGTCATGCCGGTAGTTGGAAAACAGCTCCAGCCTCGTTTTATAGGAAGTAGTAGGCGTAAGATTCTTACTCCAGTTCACCGAAGCATAAGCACCCACTTCCATTTTTACATTCTTACCGCTATCTACCCCAAAAGCCCCCACAGCCGCCAATGAATCATTTTGTACAATGACCCACCTGGCCGTGATCGGCGAAAGGAACAGCGAAAACCCCTCTACCGGTTTATAGTCCATACCTAACGATAAGACTATATAGGCTGGCGACATGACATTGGAGGTAAGTACCTTGGTGGAATCGGTAGGGTAGGCATACCCTTTGGCAAACTGGCTCCTGAAGTTCAGCAGCGTACTCAGGTACCATTTCTTATTATCCAGCTCATAGCCATATTTCGATACAAAGTCTATCCGGTCATCCGACTTCCGTTGTCCCAGGCTCGTGGTATTCACCATACCATAAGCGAGGTCCAGACTATTATCCCAGGAATGACGGCCTTGTTTATAATGCGCATATAAGTTCAGCAAAGATGTCAGTGACAGCGAGAATTTGTCACCCCCTGCTGCCCAGTTGCTCAATGCTCCCTGGTTCACATTCAGGTTGAAAGTGCCCCCTGTTTTCCAGGCGCGCTTGCTGGTATCAGACGTGTTTTTGCTAATGGTACGGCTGGATTCACTTCGTAGGCCTTGAACAGTTTTGTCTTGTGCAGATAGGCGCAGGCTGCATAGGGTGAGCAGCAGGAATACATATTTCATGTCAATGGTTTTGGAAAAAAGACCTCCTCCCACAAAAAAGCTGCCAAATTAGCTTACCAGTTTTCTGCTCGTAGCTCATAGCTCGCAGCTTGCCTTCGAAACCGGTTTAGTAATAATTTATTAATTCCAACCCTCATTATACCCTGGCAGGTGGTAGTATCTTGCGCCGATCCTTTAACTTACTGGTATGAAAAAACTCTTGCTCTCTTTGGTTGGTTGTTATACCTTGATGGCCGTTGCCCAACCTACCGTGTATACGACGGCCAATGCCCATTCCCACAACGATTATGAAAAGCCTGTCCCTTTTCGCGCAGCCTACAACGAAGGGTTTGGTTCCGTGGAAGCCGATCTTCACCTCATCAATGATACCTTATGGGTGGCCCACGATAGCGCAACACCGGGCGTCAGTCCCAGCTTTGAACAATTGTACCTGCAGCCCCTCAACCAGGAAGTAAACCTGCATAAAGGCTTTCCTTATGTAGATCACAATAAATCCTTACAACTGCTCATCGACCTCAAAACAGATGGCGTTCCCACCCTCGCCAAAGTGGTGGCTGTCCTGCAGCGATATCCCGCCCTTACCAATTGTACACAGATCAGGTTCGTGATCTCCGGCAGTCGCCCCGATCCCGCCGCCTGGAACCAATACCCCGCCTTTATTTGGTTTGATGGAAATCTCGGTGAATCCTATACCCCTGCCACCCTGTCAAAAATTGCCCTGTTGAGTGCCAGCTTTACCAAACATTCCACCTGGAATGGCAAAGGCCGCCTCATCGCCAAAGAGCAGGACAGCCTGCAAAAGCTGATCGCCGGCGCGCATGCCCTGGGCAAACCCGTTCGCTTTTGGGCCTCTCCCGATAATACCAATGCCTGGTACCAGTTGATGAAGCTAAAGGTGGATTACCTCAATACCGACCGTACCCGTGAACTGGGCGCTTTCCTCAAAAAACTACAGAAGAACAGCTATCGCAACGATAAAGCATAGGGAGTTCCGGCCACGGCCAGGTAAGCAATAACACACCAGTGGCCGCAGTTTTGCAGCATGTCCATTTAGTTAAGTTTAGTTATTAACTTCATTTCATGTCTTCATCTGTTCTGATCATTGGTGCAGGTGCAGCCGGGTTGATGGCTGCCCGCGAATTATCGGCCCATGGCCATCCTGTTACTATCCTCGAGGCACGCAACCGGGCCGGTGGCCGTATGCATACCCTCCATCCCACCGCTTTTAGCGTGCCTGTCGAAGCCGGTGCCGAATTTGTGCATGGAAAATTGCCCCTCACCCTGCAGTTATTACAGGAAGCCGGTATCGCCTATACCCCCGTGGAAGGCCGTATGATTGAAGTACGCAAAGGACGCTGGCACCGGCAGGATCATTTTGTAGACGGATGGGATACCCTCATGGAGCACTTACAGGCATTGCAACAGGATATGACCGTGCGCGAATTCCTCGACACCCATTTCACCGAACACCGCTATGAAGAGCTGCGGCGTTCCGTACAGCGCTTTGCCGAAGGATATGATGGCGCCGATATCAACAAAGCCAGTGTGCTCTCCTTGCGCAGCGAATGGGAAAAAGAAGAGGAAGAACAATACCATATCACCGGTGGGTATGAGCGCCTTACCGATTACCTCATAGCACAATGCATCAGGCAGCGCTGTTTATTGCACTTCAATACTACAATAAAACATATTCGCTGGCAGGAGAGTGGGGTAGAGGCCATTTCCCGGGATGGACAATCCTTCCAGGCCAGTAAGGTCATTATTACCATTCCCCTCGGCGTGTGGCAGCAGCCTGCTGGCCAGGCCAGTATCGGATTTACCCCGGCTATCGAACAGCAGTTCACCGCCTTCCGTCAGATCGGGTTCAGCGCCGTCATCAAGATCAGCCTGGAATTTAAACAGCCTTTCTGGCAGGAATATGAAAAGGAGCTGGGGTTCCTGTTCAGTGAAGAGATATTTCCTACCTGGTGGACACAACTCCCGCATCCCGCCCCTTTCCTCACAGGTTGGATCAATGGCCCCCAGGCCGCTTCCTTCACCCAAACTCCACCCGAAAAAATGCTGCAATATGCCCTTTATTCCCTGGCAGGCATATTTGGTTTGCCGCTTATCTTCCTTGAGCAGCAACTGGTGGCTTCACAGATTACCGACTGGGGGGCCGATCCATTTGCCCAGGGCGCTTATTCTTATGATATGCTGCCTTCCCGGGCAGCCCGCCAGGTTTTACAACAACCTGTGTCAAACACCTTGTTTCTTGCGGGCGAAGCCCTCTATGAAGGCCCTCACCCCGGTACCGTAGAAGCTGCCCTTGTAAGCGGCAAAGAGGCGGCAGCGAAGCTGATCGCTGTTTTACCTCGTTAATTCAACTCCTTCAGCCACTGCTGGGCATAACTACGGGCGGCCGCGATCGTTTCCCGGCCACTGCGGAAACAGCGTTTCCAGCTTTCGTCTTTCGCTTCCAGTTTAGGGTCCGCAAAACGCTTACGCCCATCCCGGTCTACCAGTTTCGCATCAAAATTGATATCCGCTGTCAGCGTAAGGAATTCCTGTAACCTTCTTTTAACCAGGTCCTTCACCTGCGCAGGATACTCCTGCTCAAAATACTTCAGGTCCTCTTTATAGTTTTTCTCCCCTTCTTCACCACCCTCCGACAGGTCCATCAGGTACATCTTGTGGTTTGGGTCTTTGGGATCCTGCAAGGCTTTCAGTTCTGTTTTTTGCATTTGCAGCGTCGACTCATACAGCTTTTTCATATCACCCGTTACCCCCTTCATATCCTTCTCCGTCGTTTCTATATCATGTTTTAGCCCTTCTATCCGCGCCTTTAATTTTGCTTCCTTATCAGCAGGGTTCTTAGGCCGGGCACCCTCACGTACCGTCTTGTATTCGGCGGCAAACTCCGGTGAATTGGTATACTTCCGGATATAATCCCCCAATTCCTTTACCGCTCCTGCCCTTTTGCCCAGCGCCAGGTTTTTAATCACAGCAGAAGAGGGAAAGGAGAGATTGCTGCTCTTAAAATTGTCAAAGATGTATTCACGTGCTTCCTCCTCCGCAATGTCCAGCTGATCAAAAATGTTTTTTACAACGGTAAATGCCACCGCGCTCAATGCCAGCAGGCATACCATCCAAATACGGGTAATCTTTTTCATGTTGCTATACAATTAAGTGTGTTATAGACCTAAAATTACCGG encodes:
- a CDS encoding DUF2264 domain-containing protein, encoding MKRTILAICCIVCAIAVQAQTPKKNSQPVNDRKQWLAHLDKLARPVLSNLAAGTLRQNMPVILSPKVDNAANRAQVAYLEAFGRVLAGIAPWLNGEGGTAEEQALRNQYREWTLKAIAHAVDTADKDYMRFTGGQPLVDASFMALGLVRCPWLWEHLDPKVQANVIAAFKATRSIVPGYSNWILFSGMIEAFFCKYGVDYDGVRIEYGIREFAGNWYLGDGVYGDGPQFHWDYYNSYVIQPYLGNILEVLRKRNPRAYDWYAPKFEQISKRYAVIQERLINTDGTFPVTGRSICYRGGAFHHLADMAWRKQLPQEITPAQVRSALTAVINKTFEPASTFTKDGWLNIGLYGSQPGLAEGYINTGSVYLCTTIFLPLGLPETDEFWAAPAAPWTAVKVWSGQDMPADHAVDVR
- a CDS encoding phosphatidylinositol-specific phospholipase C/glycerophosphodiester phosphodiesterase family protein gives rise to the protein MKKLLLSLVGCYTLMAVAQPTVYTTANAHSHNDYEKPVPFRAAYNEGFGSVEADLHLINDTLWVAHDSATPGVSPSFEQLYLQPLNQEVNLHKGFPYVDHNKSLQLLIDLKTDGVPTLAKVVAVLQRYPALTNCTQIRFVISGSRPDPAAWNQYPAFIWFDGNLGESYTPATLSKIALLSASFTKHSTWNGKGRLIAKEQDSLQKLIAGAHALGKPVRFWASPDNTNAWYQLMKLKVDYLNTDRTRELGAFLKKLQKNSYRNDKA
- a CDS encoding glycoside hydrolase family 43 protein, whose product is MRYLLLAGLMGLGLIAGAQTKKTSGNPLFEGWYADPEGVIFNKEYWVYPTYSDKYEKQVFLDAFSSGDLLTWQKHARIVDTAAIKWANKAMWAPAIVEKDKKYYLFFSANDIQNNNEAGGIGVAVADRPQGPFKDLLGKPLLDKFYNGAQPIDQFVFKDKDGQYYMIYGGWRHCNIVKLKNDFTGFVPFADGSTFKEITPKGYVEGPFLFIRDQKYYFMWSEGGWGGPNYKVAYAMSNSPFGPFERIGTVLQQDSAVATGAGHHSVIQVPGKDDWYIVYHRRPLGETAANHRVTCIDKMVFDKDGLIQPVKITFEGVKRNKLK
- a CDS encoding flavin monoamine oxidase family protein; the protein is MSSSVLIIGAGAAGLMAARELSAHGHPVTILEARNRAGGRMHTLHPTAFSVPVEAGAEFVHGKLPLTLQLLQEAGIAYTPVEGRMIEVRKGRWHRQDHFVDGWDTLMEHLQALQQDMTVREFLDTHFTEHRYEELRRSVQRFAEGYDGADINKASVLSLRSEWEKEEEEQYHITGGYERLTDYLIAQCIRQRCLLHFNTTIKHIRWQESGVEAISRDGQSFQASKVIITIPLGVWQQPAGQASIGFTPAIEQQFTAFRQIGFSAVIKISLEFKQPFWQEYEKELGFLFSEEIFPTWWTQLPHPAPFLTGWINGPQAASFTQTPPEKMLQYALYSLAGIFGLPLIFLEQQLVASQITDWGADPFAQGAYSYDMLPSRAARQVLQQPVSNTLFLAGEALYEGPHPGTVEAALVSGKEAAAKLIAVLPR
- a CDS encoding DUF3078 domain-containing protein; translation: MKYVFLLLTLCSLRLSAQDKTVQGLRSESSRTISKNTSDTSKRAWKTGGTFNLNVNQGALSNWAAGGDKFSLSLTSLLNLYAHYKQGRHSWDNSLDLAYGMVNTTSLGQRKSDDRIDFVSKYGYELDNKKWYLSTLLNFRSQFAKGYAYPTDSTKVLTSNVMSPAYIVLSLGMDYKPVEGFSLFLSPITARWVIVQNDSLAAVGAFGVDSGKNVKMEVGAYASVNWSKNLTPTTSYKTRLELFSNYRHDPFNIDIFWTNIVAVKVTKLINMNLSVDLIYDNDVKTVKADGTAGGATAQIKELLGVGFVYKF
- a CDS encoding DUF4251 domain-containing protein, yielding MKALQLTRKLAMLLVATLVLTATLMAQNEKADKKAEQAAATKALIDAQRYVFKPQSANPMRGRTVQLTAEYTVKVGKDTIIADLPYFGRAFSAPIDPTKGGIQFNSTKFDYKLETIKKGWQVTIKPADVSDVQQFFLTIFNNGSATLQVTSNNRTPISFNGYVVERK